Proteins from a genomic interval of Streptomyces sp. Tu6071:
- a CDS encoding DUF5682 family protein produces MSRPKAAPLLLGVRHHGPGSARAVRAALDAARPAVVLIEGPPEADALAPLAADPGLRPPVALLAHLVDEPARSAFWPFAAFSPEWTALRWAAAHEVPVRFIDLPAANSLAMRDEEEREPADGEGDGDGQEVREDDTPAQDAVRPGDAGSGDAGSGDAGSGDAGSGDAGSGDAGSGHADGDAAPAAVRIDPVAVLAETAGYDDPERWWEDVVEHRSGPAGEGAEAEGDAEPPYPFGAFAALAEAMTALRERYADGGHPQDAVREAHMRLCLRAAEKEFGPEAVAVVCGAWHVPALATRVPLATDRAALRGLPKAKTALTWVPWTHRRLARASGYGAGIESPGWYGHLFAAPDRPVERWLTKVAGLLREEDKHVSSAHVIEAVRLAETLAVMRGRPLAGLGETMDAVRSVMCEGSDVPLALVHDRLVVGDVLGEVPDSAPAMPLQRDLTRLQRALRLKPEALERTLELDLRKDNDVARSGLLHRLRLLGVDWGVPAASPGSTGTFRETWTLRWDPELAVRVAEAGIWGTTVLGAAEARASARAAEAKRLGEITALVEACLPAALSESLPHVMRALADLAALDTDVARLAEALPALVRTLRYGDVRGTDTGALTEVAAGLAERVFVGLPPACAGLDEEGAEAVRKHLDAVHGAVGLLADSLESGASKSGAAAGSSAVGDAPGEGSGTGSGVGSGSGAPAPVLPHDGLRRRWYGVLRRIAGRDSAAGVVRGRCARLLLDVGEWEQEEAARVMGLALSPGTAPAEAAAWIDGFVGGGAPGGGLLLVHDERLLGLVDEWLVRVPPAAFTDVLPLLRRTFSAYEPAVRRSLGELVRRGPGGGTRDGGGPGVSGTVPGFGTGLDEARAAAVVPVVLRLLGRAA; encoded by the coding sequence ATGAGCCGCCCGAAGGCCGCGCCGCTGCTCCTCGGGGTGCGCCACCACGGCCCCGGCTCGGCGCGCGCGGTGCGGGCCGCGCTCGACGCGGCGCGTCCCGCCGTCGTCCTGATCGAGGGCCCGCCCGAGGCCGACGCGCTCGCCCCGCTCGCCGCGGACCCCGGCCTGCGCCCGCCCGTCGCGCTCCTCGCCCACCTCGTCGACGAGCCCGCGCGCTCCGCCTTCTGGCCCTTCGCCGCCTTCTCGCCCGAGTGGACGGCCCTGCGCTGGGCCGCCGCGCACGAGGTCCCCGTCCGCTTCATCGACCTTCCGGCGGCCAACAGCCTCGCGATGCGGGACGAGGAGGAGCGCGAGCCGGCGGACGGCGAGGGGGACGGGGACGGGCAGGAGGTACGGGAGGACGACACTCCGGCCCAGGACGCGGTCCGCCCCGGCGACGCGGGCTCCGGCGACGCGGGCTCCGGCGACGCGGGCTCCGGCGACGCGGGCTCCGGTGACGCGGGCTCCGGTGACGCGGGCTCGGGCCATGCGGACGGCGACGCGGCCCCGGCGGCCGTGCGGATCGATCCCGTCGCCGTACTCGCGGAGACGGCCGGGTACGACGACCCGGAGCGCTGGTGGGAGGACGTCGTCGAGCACCGGAGCGGCCCGGCGGGGGAGGGCGCGGAGGCTGAGGGCGATGCCGAACCCCCGTACCCCTTCGGCGCCTTCGCCGCGCTCGCGGAGGCGATGACGGCGCTGCGCGAGCGGTACGCGGACGGCGGGCACCCGCAGGACGCGGTGCGCGAGGCGCACATGCGGCTGTGCCTGCGCGCCGCCGAGAAGGAGTTCGGGCCCGAGGCGGTGGCCGTCGTGTGCGGTGCCTGGCACGTACCGGCGCTGGCCACGCGCGTCCCGCTCGCCACCGACCGCGCGGCGCTGCGCGGTCTGCCCAAGGCGAAGACCGCGCTGACGTGGGTGCCGTGGACGCACCGCAGGCTCGCGCGGGCGAGCGGCTACGGCGCGGGCATCGAGTCGCCCGGTTGGTACGGGCACCTTTTCGCCGCCCCCGACCGGCCCGTCGAGCGGTGGCTCACGAAGGTCGCCGGGCTCCTGCGTGAGGAGGACAAGCACGTCTCCTCGGCGCACGTCATCGAGGCGGTACGGCTCGCCGAGACGCTCGCCGTCATGCGCGGGCGCCCGCTCGCGGGGCTCGGCGAGACGATGGACGCGGTGCGCTCCGTCATGTGCGAGGGCTCCGACGTGCCGCTCGCGCTCGTGCACGACCGGCTCGTCGTCGGCGACGTGCTCGGCGAAGTCCCCGACAGCGCGCCCGCGATGCCGCTCCAGCGCGACCTGACCCGCCTCCAGCGCGCCCTGCGCCTCAAGCCGGAGGCCCTGGAGCGCACCCTCGAACTCGACCTGCGCAAGGACAACGACGTCGCCCGCAGCGGCCTCCTGCACCGGCTGCGGCTGCTCGGCGTCGACTGGGGCGTCCCGGCCGCCTCGCCCGGCAGCACGGGGACGTTCCGCGAGACGTGGACGCTGCGCTGGGACCCCGAACTCGCGGTCCGGGTCGCCGAGGCGGGCATCTGGGGCACGACGGTCCTGGGCGCCGCCGAGGCCCGCGCGAGCGCGCGGGCGGCGGAGGCGAAGCGGCTCGGCGAGATCACCGCGCTCGTCGAGGCGTGCCTGCCCGCCGCGCTGAGCGAGTCGCTCCCGCATGTGATGCGCGCGCTCGCGGACCTCGCCGCGCTCGACACGGACGTGGCTCGCCTCGCCGAGGCGCTGCCCGCCCTCGTCCGCACCCTGCGGTACGGCGACGTGCGCGGCACCGACACCGGCGCCCTCACCGAGGTCGCCGCGGGGCTCGCCGAACGCGTCTTCGTCGGCCTCCCTCCGGCCTGCGCGGGCCTGGACGAGGAGGGCGCGGAGGCGGTCCGCAAGCACTTGGACGCGGTGCACGGGGCGGTCGGTCTCCTCGCGGACTCCCTGGAGTCCGGGGCATCGAAGTCCGGTGCTGCGGCGGGGAGTTCGGCGGTCGGTGACGCGCCGGGCGAGGGCTCCGGGACGGGCTCCGGGGTGGGCTCGGGGTCGGGCGCTCCCGCCCCGGTCCTCCCGCACGACGGCCTGCGGCGGCGCTGGTACGGGGTGCTCCGGCGGATCGCCGGGCGGGACTCGGCGGCCGGGGTGGTGCGGGGCCGGTGCGCGCGGCTGCTGCTCGACGTGGGCGAGTGGGAGCAGGAGGAGGCGGCGCGGGTCATGGGGCTCGCGCTCTCGCCGGGGACGGCCCCGGCCGAGGCGGCGGCGTGGATCGACGGTTTCGTCGGCGGCGGGGCGCCGGGCGGCGGTCTGCTGCTCGTGCACGACGAGCGGCTGCTCGGGCTCGTGGACGAGTGGCTCGTACGGGTCCCCCCGGCCGCGTTCACGGATGTGCTGCCGCTGCTGCGGCGCACCTTCTCCGCGTACGAACCGGCCGTGCGCCGCTCGCTCGGCGAGCTGGTGAGGCGCGGGCCCGGCGGCGGGACACGGGACGGCGGCGGGCCCGGGGTGAGCGGGACGGTGCCCGGCTTCGGGACGGGGCTCGACGAGGCGCGCGCCGCGGCGGTCGTGCCGGTGGTGCTGCGGCTCCTGGGGCGGGCGGCGTGA